Proteins from one Catenulispora sp. MAP5-51 genomic window:
- the mtrA gene encoding MtrAB system response regulator MtrA, whose translation MKGRVLIVDDDIALSEMLGIALRGEGFETTSVADGDRALQVFRDFKPDLVLLDLMLPGRDGIDVCRLIRGESGVPIIMLTAKSDTVDVVVGLESGADDYVIKPFKVKELVARVRARLRRADEPKPETLAIGDLSIDVAGHSVKRDGRQIPLTPLEFDLLVALARKPWQVFTREVLLEQVWGYRHAADTRLVNVHVQRLRSKIEVDPENPEIVVTVRGVGYKAGPA comes from the coding sequence ATGAAAGGTCGTGTCCTCATCGTCGACGATGACATAGCCCTGTCCGAGATGCTGGGCATCGCCCTGCGCGGCGAGGGCTTCGAGACCACGTCCGTCGCCGACGGTGACCGGGCCCTGCAGGTGTTCCGCGACTTCAAGCCGGATCTGGTCCTGCTGGACCTGATGCTCCCCGGCCGCGACGGCATCGACGTGTGCCGGCTGATCCGCGGCGAGTCCGGGGTCCCGATCATCATGCTCACCGCCAAGAGCGACACGGTCGACGTGGTGGTCGGCCTGGAGTCCGGCGCCGACGACTACGTGATCAAGCCGTTCAAGGTCAAGGAGCTGGTGGCCCGGGTGCGCGCCCGGCTGCGCCGCGCCGACGAGCCCAAGCCCGAGACCCTGGCCATCGGCGACCTGTCGATCGACGTGGCCGGCCACTCGGTCAAGCGCGACGGCCGCCAGATCCCGCTCACGCCGCTGGAGTTCGACCTGCTGGTCGCCCTGGCGCGCAAGCCCTGGCAGGTGTTCACCCGCGAGGTCCTGCTGGAGCAGGTCTGGGGCTACCGCCACGCCGCCGACACCCGGCTGGTGAACGTGCACGTGCAGCGGCTGCGCAGCAAGATCGAGGTCGACCCGGAGAACCCGGAGATCGTGGTCACCGTGCGCGGGGTGGGTTACAAAGCCGGTCCGGCTTAA